The genomic region AGCACCGAGCAGGGCCTGATGGCGCTGGTTCAGCGGCCTTCTGCCGGCCGCGTTCCCAACAACTGGAAAAAAGGTGGTTACCTGGAGAAACTTCCCAAGGATCCCTGGGGTGGTGAATACCAATACCTGAGCCCTGGAGTTCGAGGTACCGATTTCGACCTGTTCAGCTATGGCGCCGACGGTCAGCCAGGCGGTGAGGATTGGGATCGTGATATTGGTAACTGGAACCTGGATGAAATCTGATCCTTCTGCACAGCGGATCAACCCCATCACCGCCCGGCAATCGGGCGGTTTTACATTAATCGAGTTAATGGTCACGGTAACCCTGGTGGCCATTATTGCCGGCATGGTAGTCCTGAGCATAGGCGATGATCCCAAACGCGCCGCCAGCGACGAGAGTCAGCGTTTGCAGGCCCTGCTGTCACAGCTGCGCGAAGAAGCTGTACTGCAGGGAAAGGTGTATTTTTTCCGCGCAGAGCTGGATAAATACGCATTCCTGTTTCCCGACAAAAAAGGCAAACTGGCACCCATTGAAGACGAGTTATTCAGGCCACGCCAGTTTTCAGAAGGTGTCGCGGTGATAGACAGCGAAGTGGACGGCAAGGCAACCCACCAGGACCCGGTTATTATCATCTACCCTACCGGGGACCTGAGTCCATTTCGGATGATCATCGGCAATAGCGGTGCTCACTGGCAGCTGAGCAGCGACATCAACGGTGAGATTCAACGGGAACCGGCAGAGATCAAGGATAACTGACAAGACCATGATATTTCCCGGGCACCAACAACGCGGATTCACACTGATTGAAATCCTGGTTGCACTTGCGGTCGTCGCCATCTCGTTTGCCGGAATTGTTGGCGTAATTGGCCAGGCCGCGGAAACTACTGGCAGCCTTCGCGATCGCAATCTCGCCTTGTGGCTGGCACAAAACCGCCTTGCTATTCATCAGCTGGAGAAAAGCTGGCCCGGTATCGGCACTCGTACCGGCAACGACGAATTTGCTGCGAGGGAATGGCAGTGGGAAGAACAGGTTCAATCAAGCGTCCATGACGATATTCGCCGGATCGAGATTCGCATTCGACAAAAAGATGATGATCACATTCTCGCAGTACTGATCGGTGTACTGAGAAAACCGCCAACATGAAATTCCCGATATCTCATTCCGGGTTTACGCTACTTGAGCTGCTGGCAGCAATGGCGATTTTCGCCATCATGTCGGTAATGACCTTCTCCGGTCTCAGCTTTGTCCTGGATGCCCGCGATCATCTCGAGGCAGAACGCAAGAGCCAACAAGGACTGGCACTTGCTTTTCTTCGTATGGAGGAAGACATCAGTCAGTGCAGGGATCGCGATATTCGCCTGGCTGACGGTTCCACCGGCCCGGCACTGGAAGGCAGAGAGGCTGATACACGCGCACTAGGCGCTCCGGTTTTTGAATGTACACGCGGGGGTATGTCAATTATCGGCAGTAGCCCGGTTTCCGATCTTCAGCGAATAGGTTACCGACTGGATGACGAGCAAAGACTGTTCCGTTTGGCATGGCCGGTCCTTGATCGTGCGCCGCAGACCGAACCCCGGTCACAGCAAATTCTTGCCAACGTCGAGAACTTCGCGGTTCGCTACCATGACGGGGCCAAGTGGCACCAGACCTGGCCATTGCCCCAGCAACTCGGTCAACAACAATTACCACCGAGTCTACCCAAGGGTGTTGAAATCATTATTCAACAAAGCGGGCAAGCAGAAATAAACAGGGTGCTGCGAATCAATGACTAGACCAGCCACCAATATGCCGTTGCGCAGACAGCGCGGTGTAGCCCTGGTCACCGCTATTTTCGTGGTGACGGTTGTTGCTACTGCAACCGCCTATATCAGCTTTAGCCAGCAAATCAACTTGCGCCAATTCGAGAATCGGGCAGCACAGGCCCAGTCTGAAGCAGTTCGCCAGGGTGCCATAGAGGGCGCGATCACCATGATGTTGATCGATGCCCAGAACAGCAGCAACGACCACCTTGATGAATTATGGGCAAAGACGCCACTTGCCGGGGATGTTGGCGAGGGCCAGTTTTTTGCCATCGTCACCGATGCCCAGGGCAAGTTCAATCTCAATAATCTGCTCAAGCCGGACGGCACGCCTAGCACCCCCGATATCGCGGTTTTTCGTCGAATTCTGGAAGCCCAGGATATCCGCCCGGACCTTGTCGATTCCGTGCTTGATTGGCTGGACAAGGACTCCCAAAGGCGTGCTTCCGGGGCTGAAGATGTCGACTATCTCTCGCTCACTACGCCCTACCGCACAGCCGCCAGAAATTTCGAGAGCATTGACGAACTCAGACTGGTGGCCGGTTTCGTGCCGAAATATGTCAATCTAATACGCGACTACCTCAGTGCATTACCCGGCAGAACCACCATCAATATCAATACTGCTCCCGATGCCGTATTCAAAGCCCTGTTTCAGCCAACTGCGGATCCTGCGGTTGTAGAGCAGATTCTGAAGGATCGGCAACAGAAGCCATTCACCCAGAAAACCGACCTGGCCGGCAGATTTCACGGAACCCCGGGGCTGCCGGATGTCGAATATGATGTGAAGTCAGACTATTTTAATGTTAACGTTAGCACCCAGTTTGGTCGCCTGGATCGATCATTTGAAGCGCTCATTCACCGGGAAAGCAAGACCCTGGGCCAACTGGTCTGGAGCAGCAACCGGGTATTGTTGATTGGCACGGAAGAACGTGAACAGTAGTTTATTCATTTCTATAAAGCAAAAGATCGCGGCGCTGCAGACCAGGAAAGCCAAGGCCGAGTCCTGGCAGTCTGCCCCGGTCACGCTTGAAATTTTCCTTCCGCAAAGCTGGAGCAAAAACACATCAACAGGTCTGGCAGAGGGATCAACTTCAGCAACTATTGCCGAGCCGATAGCCTGGTGCTTGCGCAAGAATAACCTGGTCGTTGAACAAGGCAACGTTGACACACTTGGCAAGCTCAAGGAGCAAGCCAGGGGGGCAAACATTATCGCCTGGGCTCCGGCCAATGCCGTGTTGCTTACCAGCCTGCAGATGCCCACGACCAGAAGAAAACGAATTGAACAGGCACTGCCCTACGCGATGGAAGACATCATACTGGGTGACCCGTCGAACCAGCATTTTGTCTATTCGCCCGGCACTGACTCCGGATTATCCATTGCTGTCGTCAACAAGGTCCTGATCGGCGAATGGAAGCAGGTATTCGAGCAGGCCGGGTTATATGTGCGCGCTGTGTTGCCCTTACCGCTTGGGCTGCCCTATGGTGACTCTTCCGCCGTCCTTGCCAAAGACGCCGACTGCTGCTGCCTGCGAACAAGCGAGTCAAAAGGATTATCAGTTCCCTGTTCTGACAACAACACCCTGCTAACTTCCCTGAAGTCGGCGTTATCGTCAACGGAGTCACCGATTACCCGCCTGAACGTCTACAACTTTGACGAAACAACGGAATGGGAAAACTGGCATTCTGCGCTGGACCTTGAAATTCGAAGTGGCAACCAGCCATTGGTTAACCTGCTGCATCCACGCCATTGCAGCCTTAACCTGCTCCAGGGTCAATACAGTATCCAG from Gammaproteobacteria bacterium harbors:
- the gspG gene encoding type II secretion system major pseudopilin GspG, producing the protein MELNSDKFRNNQSFGAARQSGFSLIEIMVVVVILGILSSYVVLNIMDKPDQARQIAAKNDISTIMSALKLYKLDNSTYPSTEQGLMALVQRPSAGRVPNNWKKGGYLEKLPKDPWGGEYQYLSPGVRGTDFDLFSYGADGQPGGEDWDRDIGNWNLDEI
- the gspH gene encoding type II secretion system minor pseudopilin GspH, which gives rise to MILVTGTWMKSDPSAQRINPITARQSGGFTLIELMVTVTLVAIIAGMVVLSIGDDPKRAASDESQRLQALLSQLREEAVLQGKVYFFRAELDKYAFLFPDKKGKLAPIEDELFRPRQFSEGVAVIDSEVDGKATHQDPVIIIYPTGDLSPFRMIIGNSGAHWQLSSDINGEIQREPAEIKDN
- the gspI gene encoding type II secretion system minor pseudopilin GspI, producing the protein MIFPGHQQRGFTLIEILVALAVVAISFAGIVGVIGQAAETTGSLRDRNLALWLAQNRLAIHQLEKSWPGIGTRTGNDEFAAREWQWEEQVQSSVHDDIRRIEIRIRQKDDDHILAVLIGVLRKPPT
- the gspJ gene encoding type II secretion system minor pseudopilin GspJ; the encoded protein is MKFPISHSGFTLLELLAAMAIFAIMSVMTFSGLSFVLDARDHLEAERKSQQGLALAFLRMEEDISQCRDRDIRLADGSTGPALEGREADTRALGAPVFECTRGGMSIIGSSPVSDLQRIGYRLDDEQRLFRLAWPVLDRAPQTEPRSQQILANVENFAVRYHDGAKWHQTWPLPQQLGQQQLPPSLPKGVEIIIQQSGQAEINRVLRIND
- the gspK gene encoding type II secretion system minor pseudopilin GspK, whose amino-acid sequence is MTRPATNMPLRRQRGVALVTAIFVVTVVATATAYISFSQQINLRQFENRAAQAQSEAVRQGAIEGAITMMLIDAQNSSNDHLDELWAKTPLAGDVGEGQFFAIVTDAQGKFNLNNLLKPDGTPSTPDIAVFRRILEAQDIRPDLVDSVLDWLDKDSQRRASGAEDVDYLSLTTPYRTAARNFESIDELRLVAGFVPKYVNLIRDYLSALPGRTTININTAPDAVFKALFQPTADPAVVEQILKDRQQKPFTQKTDLAGRFHGTPGLPDVEYDVKSDYFNVNVSTQFGRLDRSFEALIHRESKTLGQLVWSSNRVLLIGTEEREQ
- the gspL gene encoding type II secretion system protein GspL: MNSSLFISIKQKIAALQTRKAKAESWQSAPVTLEIFLPQSWSKNTSTGLAEGSTSATIAEPIAWCLRKNNLVVEQGNVDTLGKLKEQARGANIIAWAPANAVLLTSLQMPTTRRKRIEQALPYAMEDIILGDPSNQHFVYSPGTDSGLSIAVVNKVLIGEWKQVFEQAGLYVRAVLPLPLGLPYGDSSAVLAKDADCCCLRTSESKGLSVPCSDNNTLLTSLKSALSSTESPITRLNVYNFDETTEWENWHSALDLEIRSGNQPLVNLLHPRHCSLNLLQGQYSIQPAETTTPLYRLRSAAVMAGIAIAALFVLQAGDAYRLKQESNRIQQEMLSLFRTTFPDAKVIVDPVLQMQQKFNELRGGGGDAFLGLLMKVTPVLTGGDHVTISSISYGGADLTINLTVKDYAALDTLKQRANAASIKLEVLSANRVENKVSGRIKLSHG